The Brevibacillus brevis genome contains a region encoding:
- the infB gene encoding translation initiation factor IF-2, producing MKTRVYEYAKQHNMSSKEILNLLKRLNIEVANHMSIMEEGTIKRIEDHMAKLRSGAKPETRNTPSDARPKQTDDQRRPNDSRGQQIKPQQQAGQAQTVRNDRPNNDRGGSTSNTNRPAINSGGSNSDQNSPQHGKNQGKNQERKPNNMRSQPAKSNDRKPQGNQQRPQGQGQQRPQNNQQRPQNQQRPAQKAASTTQPAANQTEGRTGEEFEDKVKLPSNVGTEKREKIKKGPQTQKTFEDNKKSQPFRGGGNNRNNNRRGNNSRGGQKAPRPVFDPPTKITFTESLTVNELAVKLRKEPAEVIKKLFNLGIMATINQYLDRDAIELICTDYGIEVEEKIIIDETNFETLEEVDAPESLLERPPVVTIMGHVDHGKTTLLDAIRSTNVVAGEAGGITQHIGAYQVEIKGKKITFLDTPGHAAFTTMRARGAQITDITILVVAADDGVMPQTIEAISHAKAANVPIIVAVNKVDKPEANIDRIKQELTEYELVAEEWGGDTIFSPLSAKQRTGIEELLEYILLVSEVQELKANPDKLARGTVVEAELDKGRGPVATILVQQGTLRVGDPIVVGSAFGRVRAMVNDKGRRLKEAGPSTPVEITGLNDVPQAGDQFRVFEDEKKARAIGEARASKQRESERRESSRVSLDDLFQHIQEGDIKELNLIVKADVHGSVEALRGSLEKIDVNGTRVKIIHTGVGAITESDVTLANASNAIVIGFNVRPEPNARSMAEQEKIDIRLHRVIYTVIEEIESALKGMLDPVFKENIIGQAEIREVFKVSKVGNIAGCYVTEGKLSRDAGARLIREGIVIYEGKLDTLKRFKDDAKDVAAGYECGLTLERFNDLKIGDVIEAFVMVEVKQ from the coding sequence TTGAAGACACGTGTGTATGAGTATGCCAAACAGCACAACATGAGCAGCAAGGAAATCCTCAATTTGCTAAAACGATTGAATATAGAAGTAGCAAATCATATGAGTATCATGGAAGAAGGGACGATCAAAAGGATCGAGGATCACATGGCCAAATTGCGATCTGGTGCCAAACCGGAAACGCGGAATACACCTAGTGATGCAAGACCCAAACAAACGGACGATCAACGACGCCCCAACGACTCCAGAGGACAACAGATCAAACCCCAGCAGCAAGCGGGGCAAGCTCAAACTGTTAGAAATGACAGACCAAATAACGATCGTGGAGGAAGCACCTCAAACACTAATCGTCCAGCTATCAACAGTGGAGGTAGCAATTCCGATCAAAATAGTCCTCAGCATGGAAAAAATCAGGGGAAGAATCAGGAGAGAAAACCAAACAATATGAGAAGTCAACCCGCAAAGTCGAATGACCGCAAGCCACAAGGTAACCAGCAACGACCACAAGGTCAAGGCCAACAAAGACCACAGAACAATCAGCAACGACCGCAAAACCAACAGCGTCCAGCTCAGAAAGCTGCGTCTACCACTCAACCTGCTGCTAATCAAACAGAGGGACGTACTGGTGAAGAGTTTGAAGACAAAGTGAAACTTCCTTCAAACGTGGGTACGGAAAAACGTGAGAAAATCAAAAAGGGACCACAAACACAAAAGACTTTTGAAGATAATAAAAAAAGTCAGCCGTTCCGTGGTGGTGGTAATAACCGCAACAACAACCGCCGTGGCAATAATTCGCGTGGTGGTCAAAAGGCACCGCGTCCTGTTTTTGACCCACCAACAAAGATCACATTTACAGAGTCTTTGACTGTAAACGAATTGGCTGTTAAGCTCCGCAAAGAACCTGCAGAAGTAATCAAAAAGTTGTTTAACTTGGGGATCATGGCAACGATTAACCAATACCTCGATCGCGATGCCATTGAACTCATTTGCACGGATTACGGTATTGAAGTCGAAGAAAAAATCATCATCGATGAGACTAACTTCGAAACGCTGGAAGAAGTAGATGCACCAGAAAGCCTGCTGGAGCGCCCGCCAGTTGTTACCATCATGGGTCACGTCGACCACGGGAAAACAACTTTGCTGGACGCGATTCGCTCTACAAACGTAGTAGCGGGAGAAGCAGGGGGAATTACACAGCATATCGGTGCGTACCAAGTTGAGATCAAAGGAAAGAAAATTACTTTCCTCGATACACCAGGTCACGCGGCGTTCACAACGATGCGTGCACGCGGTGCGCAAATCACAGATATCACTATTCTGGTTGTTGCAGCAGATGACGGTGTCATGCCGCAAACCATTGAGGCGATCAGCCACGCGAAAGCGGCAAATGTGCCAATCATCGTTGCGGTCAACAAGGTTGACAAACCGGAAGCAAATATTGACCGTATCAAGCAAGAGTTGACCGAGTATGAGCTGGTTGCCGAAGAGTGGGGCGGCGATACGATCTTCTCCCCATTGTCCGCTAAACAGCGTACAGGTATCGAAGAACTGCTCGAGTACATCTTGCTCGTATCCGAAGTACAAGAACTGAAAGCCAACCCAGACAAACTTGCCCGCGGTACCGTTGTCGAAGCTGAGCTAGACAAGGGACGTGGTCCAGTTGCAACCATCCTGGTTCAACAAGGTACTCTCCGTGTAGGTGATCCTATCGTTGTCGGTTCCGCTTTTGGACGTGTACGTGCGATGGTGAATGACAAAGGACGCCGTCTGAAAGAAGCTGGTCCATCTACGCCAGTAGAAATCACGGGTCTGAATGATGTTCCACAAGCAGGCGACCAGTTCCGTGTCTTTGAAGACGAGAAGAAAGCCCGCGCGATCGGGGAAGCACGTGCTTCCAAGCAACGTGAATCCGAGCGTCGTGAGAGCTCCCGCGTTTCTTTGGATGATCTGTTCCAACACATCCAAGAAGGCGACATCAAAGAACTGAACCTGATTGTAAAAGCAGACGTACACGGTTCTGTGGAAGCGCTGCGTGGTTCTTTGGAGAAAATCGATGTCAACGGAACTCGTGTGAAGATCATTCACACAGGTGTTGGTGCGATTACAGAATCCGATGTTACTTTGGCAAATGCTTCGAATGCTATCGTCATTGGTTTCAACGTACGTCCTGAACCGAATGCACGCAGCATGGCTGAACAAGAGAAAATCGACATTCGCCTGCACCGTGTTATCTACACTGTAATCGAAGAGATCGAGTCTGCTCTCAAAGGTATGCTTGATCCAGTCTTCAAAGAAAATATTATCGGTCAAGCTGAGATTCGTGAAGTGTTCAAAGTATCCAAAGTCGGAAACATTGCAGGTTGCTATGTGACTGAAGGTAAATTGAGCCGCGATGCTGGTGCGCGTTTGATCCGTGAAGGCATTGTAATTTATGAAGGTAAGCTCGATACTCTCAAGCGCTTCAAAGATGATGCGAAAGACGTTGCAGCTGGCTATGAGTGCGGTCTGACTTTGGAACGCTTCAATGACCTCAAAATCGGCGACGTAATCGAAGCATTCGTCATGGTTGAAGTGAAACAATAA
- a CDS encoding DUF503 domain-containing protein, translating into MIAGVQIELFLPASQNLKEKRAIVKSLIGKLRSRFHVSAAEVAYLEQWQRTVLGIAAVANEISFLQQEMQAVIRFVENHPEVELIRVDTEYYE; encoded by the coding sequence ATGATTGCAGGTGTGCAGATTGAACTGTTTCTGCCCGCTAGCCAAAACCTGAAAGAAAAACGGGCCATCGTCAAAAGTCTGATCGGCAAGCTGCGGAGCCGATTTCATGTCTCCGCGGCAGAGGTGGCTTATCTCGAGCAATGGCAGCGTACCGTGTTGGGTATCGCTGCCGTTGCTAATGAGATCTCTTTTTTACAACAAGAAATGCAGGCTGTCATTCGATTCGTGGAAAACCATCCAGAGGTAGAGTTGATTCGCGTGGATACGGAATACTACGAGTAA
- the rbfA gene encoding 30S ribosome-binding factor RbfA, giving the protein MNKTRISRVGEEIKKELSLVLQRGLKDPRVGFVTVTDVEVSSDLQLAKVFVSIFGSEEERKASLAGLTKAKGYLRTEIGKRVKLRHIPDFVFKLDESIDYGSKIESILREISTEGEKQDES; this is encoded by the coding sequence ATGAATAAAACACGAATCAGCCGCGTAGGCGAAGAAATCAAAAAAGAATTGAGCCTTGTATTGCAGCGTGGACTCAAAGATCCTCGTGTCGGTTTCGTAACGGTAACAGATGTAGAGGTAAGCAGTGACTTGCAATTGGCAAAAGTTTTTGTCAGCATTTTTGGCAGTGAGGAAGAGCGTAAAGCTTCTCTTGCAGGTTTGACAAAAGCAAAAGGTTATTTGCGTACGGAGATCGGGAAACGCGTTAAGCTGCGTCACATTCCTGATTTTGTATTCAAGCTGGACGAGTCCATTGACTACGGCAGCAAAATTGAATCAATCCTGCGGGAAATCTCCACAGAGGGAGAGAAACAGGATGAATCCTAA